In the Flavobacterium pallidum genome, one interval contains:
- a CDS encoding ATP-binding protein — protein MTTLKAIQDMKIKDIVNRDIVNLTNCEHEPIHIPGSIQPHGFMIALGKEDFKINFCSANSHEFIELSHEQLLGKEFKAVFGDLADGILQEYIRSFASTNTSILKLNLQGQPFQCTLHLSGDNYVLEAEPDTNSVKDITDVYNQTASFLSYMNNTSTLQELCQLIAQGTRDITGYDRVMVYRFDKEYNGEVFAEACADNIEPFLGLHYPHTDIPVQARELYLKNLLRLIVDINYKPVPIFTIDDGTDKNLDLSLSILRSTSPIHVEYLQNMGVGATMTISLIHRGRLWGLIACHHYSYKNLTPEIRLASQLQGQFITSQIDVRQSNEEYDLARRTNIALEKLNSSELPPLIESFKIISVNPELLKLCNATGVSLLISGQVFKNGLSPSDENVRILSELLRDYSNDSTFYTDKLINFVGDLKELCENISGVIYHSLGNNNSIIWYRPETLSEVHWAGNPDKAIVKDSKGLHPRNSFNLWKQIIKCRSNEWLQPELNAAANYAHALQKQISMLLLSQEEEKYRNLNETLKEANAELENINWISTHDLQEPLRKIQLISSKLMYSEHEEQIPQNVMDSLKRMNVSADRMQTLLVDILKYTRIKNSEDSFEPVSLNEIVNEIADEAREAFHEKNGTITASSLPTVYGVPFLIKQLFSNIILNSLKYSDEARNPQIVISASDKPVKNAASKNRLSYAVSFTDNGIGFEPQYADSIFNIFTRLHSVSEYKGSGVGLALCKKIMQTHGGNITATGTPGEGSTFTLYFPVGPSE, from the coding sequence ATGACCACCTTAAAAGCCATTCAGGACATGAAGATTAAGGATATTGTCAATCGCGACATCGTCAATCTTACGAATTGCGAGCATGAGCCGATACATATTCCCGGCAGCATTCAGCCACATGGATTTATGATTGCTTTGGGCAAGGAAGATTTTAAGATTAATTTCTGCAGCGCCAATTCCCATGAATTTATTGAATTATCACACGAACAGCTACTCGGAAAGGAATTTAAGGCCGTTTTCGGAGATTTGGCAGACGGCATACTACAGGAATATATCAGATCATTTGCGTCAACAAACACTTCGATCCTGAAGCTAAATTTACAGGGGCAACCATTCCAGTGCACACTCCACCTCAGCGGAGATAATTACGTGCTGGAAGCCGAACCGGACACCAACAGCGTCAAAGACATTACTGATGTGTACAACCAGACAGCATCGTTCCTGTCGTATATGAACAATACCTCCACGCTCCAGGAGCTTTGCCAGTTGATTGCACAGGGCACACGCGACATTACGGGATATGACCGCGTGATGGTATATCGGTTTGATAAGGAATACAACGGTGAAGTTTTTGCGGAAGCCTGTGCCGATAACATTGAGCCCTTCCTTGGATTGCATTACCCGCATACTGACATACCGGTGCAGGCAAGGGAACTGTACCTGAAGAATTTATTGCGCCTTATCGTAGATATCAACTACAAGCCAGTTCCGATTTTCACGATCGATGATGGTACCGATAAGAATCTCGACCTGAGCCTGTCCATACTGCGAAGCACCTCCCCTATCCATGTGGAATATTTACAGAATATGGGCGTGGGTGCTACAATGACGATTTCATTGATCCATCGCGGAAGGCTTTGGGGATTGATTGCCTGCCATCACTATTCTTACAAAAACCTTACTCCCGAAATCAGGCTGGCCTCACAATTACAAGGGCAATTCATCACCTCTCAGATTGATGTAAGGCAATCGAACGAAGAATACGATCTGGCACGGCGCACGAACATTGCTCTGGAAAAACTCAACTCCAGTGAACTGCCGCCTTTAATAGAATCATTTAAAATCATCAGCGTAAATCCGGAACTGCTGAAACTTTGCAATGCCACAGGGGTGTCATTATTAATCAGCGGACAGGTTTTCAAAAACGGACTATCACCATCCGATGAAAATGTGAGAATACTATCTGAATTGTTGCGCGATTACAGCAATGACAGCACTTTTTACACAGACAAGCTCATCAATTTCGTGGGCGACCTCAAGGAGCTTTGCGAAAATATCTCTGGCGTCATTTACCATTCCCTTGGCAATAACAACAGTATCATCTGGTACCGTCCCGAGACGCTGTCGGAAGTGCACTGGGCTGGAAATCCGGACAAAGCCATCGTAAAGGACAGTAAGGGTTTACATCCAAGAAATTCCTTCAACCTCTGGAAACAGATCATCAAATGCCGCAGCAATGAATGGCTGCAGCCCGAGCTCAATGCCGCTGCGAATTATGCGCATGCGCTGCAAAAGCAGATCAGTATGCTGCTCCTGAGCCAGGAAGAGGAAAAATACCGCAACCTGAACGAGACCTTGAAGGAGGCCAATGCGGAGCTGGAAAACATCAACTGGATCAGTACGCATGATTTGCAGGAACCGCTGCGCAAAATACAATTGATTTCTTCAAAATTGATGTATAGCGAACACGAAGAACAGATTCCTCAAAACGTGATGGATTCGCTCAAACGGATGAATGTTTCCGCAGATCGTATGCAAACATTGTTGGTAGACATCCTGAAATACACGCGGATTAAAAACTCCGAAGACAGTTTTGAACCCGTCAGCCTGAACGAAATAGTGAATGAAATCGCAGATGAAGCACGTGAAGCATTCCATGAAAAAAATGGAACAATTACCGCTTCGTCATTACCCACGGTATACGGTGTGCCTTTCCTGATCAAGCAGCTTTTTTCAAACATCATCCTGAATTCACTGAAATATTCAGATGAAGCACGGAACCCTCAGATTGTGATTTCAGCTTCCGATAAACCGGTAAAAAATGCCGCTTCAAAAAACAGGTTGTCTTACGCAGTAAGCTTTACAGATAACGGCATCGGGTTTGAACCGCAATATGCCGATTCTATATTCAATATTTTCACAAGGCTTCACAGCGTGTCAGAGTATAAAGGTTCTGGTGTGGGACTGGCCCTATGTAAGAAAATCATGCAGACGCATGGCGGAAACATTACCGCAACAGGCACGCCGGGCGAAGGCAGCACTTTTACATTGTATTTTCCTGTTGGCCCGAGTGAGTAG
- a CDS encoding PspC family transcriptional regulator — translation MSIVIRLKYFFEKHGFNAASRLADKLGMRASSVRLFFIYISFVTAGLWFGVYLTLAFWIRLKDLIRAKRTSVFDL, via the coding sequence ATGTCAATCGTTATCAGGCTTAAATATTTTTTCGAAAAGCACGGCTTCAATGCCGCGTCACGCCTCGCCGACAAACTGGGGATGCGCGCAAGCAGCGTACGCCTGTTTTTCATTTACATTTCGTTTGTGACCGCCGGGCTTTGGTTCGGCGTATACCTGACACTCGCTTTCTGGATCCGGCTCAAGGACCTGATCCGGGCAAAGCGCACGTCTGTCTTCGACCTCTGA
- a CDS encoding cation:dicarboxylate symporter family transporter produces the protein MSVRSTAFIPAVFKNLTFWVLIAIISGVLVGHFTPETGKGMKVVGDIFISIVKVFIAPIIFLTIVLGIGGMGDLRKVGRIGLKALLYFEVVTTFALGIGVAAAIIIRPGHISRAGLDINDASDYTSKAQQAFDWWEFFKTNITLQALILAIIVGIALNYFSQRERIVATLYKISGFVFKLLKLIMWLAPVGAFGGMAYTVGKFGLQSLLPLGKLMLTMYLTMAIFIFLILGAILRFYKIRIMDLIRYLKPELLIVLGTSSSEPALPNLIHKLERMGCSKPVVGLVVPTGYSFNLDGTSIYLSMSVIFLAQLYDVHLSFTQILTIVGLLMITSKGAAGVTGSGFVILASTMTAIHSIPMEGLGFIIGIDKFMSEARAVTNFMGNAVATIAISKNEGDFVDREHSLNIE, from the coding sequence ATGTCCGTAAGATCAACCGCATTCATTCCAGCCGTTTTCAAGAACCTCACTTTCTGGGTGCTGATTGCCATCATCAGCGGTGTTTTAGTGGGGCATTTTACTCCCGAAACAGGCAAGGGAATGAAGGTCGTGGGGGATATTTTCATCAGTATCGTAAAGGTTTTCATCGCCCCGATTATTTTCCTGACCATCGTTCTCGGTATTGGCGGCATGGGCGATTTACGCAAGGTTGGCCGCATCGGCCTTAAGGCATTGCTGTATTTTGAAGTCGTGACGACTTTCGCGCTTGGTATCGGGGTTGCGGCGGCCATCATCATCAGACCGGGGCACATCAGCCGTGCAGGTCTAGACATCAACGATGCATCAGATTATACTTCCAAAGCGCAACAGGCCTTCGACTGGTGGGAATTCTTTAAAACGAACATTACCTTACAGGCCTTGATACTTGCTATTATTGTCGGGATTGCACTGAATTATTTCAGCCAAAGGGAGCGCATCGTTGCTACGCTGTATAAAATTTCCGGATTTGTCTTCAAATTGCTAAAACTCATCATGTGGCTCGCGCCGGTGGGGGCCTTTGGCGGCATGGCATATACGGTCGGGAAATTCGGTTTGCAATCATTATTGCCTTTAGGCAAACTGATGCTGACGATGTACCTGACAATGGCTATTTTCATTTTTTTAATTCTGGGAGCCATTTTGCGATTTTACAAAATCAGGATAATGGACCTGATCCGATACCTGAAGCCGGAACTGCTGATTGTACTTGGCACTTCGTCATCAGAACCCGCATTACCGAATTTAATACATAAACTCGAACGTATGGGATGCAGCAAACCTGTGGTCGGGCTGGTAGTCCCTACAGGTTATTCGTTCAATCTGGACGGCACTTCGATATACCTTTCGATGAGCGTGATTTTTCTGGCGCAATTGTATGACGTACACCTGTCGTTTACGCAAATCCTTACCATCGTAGGGTTGTTAATGATAACTTCGAAAGGTGCGGCAGGCGTTACCGGCAGCGGTTTTGTGATATTGGCTTCGACCATGACAGCCATACACAGCATCCCAATGGAAGGTTTGGGATTTATTATCGGGATTGACAAATTTATGAGCGAGGCGCGAGCTGTGACCAACTTCATGGGAAATGCGGTAGCCACCATTGCTATTTCCAAAAACGAAGGGGACTTTGTGGATAGGGAACATTCGTTGAATATAGAGTAG
- a CDS encoding response regulator — protein MNSPLTIFYTDDDQDDLELFRDVVKSFGRPIDVVMQDKPEKLLSDLKNPPPSPQIIFLDLNMPGKNGFDLLTEIRNNMDYKNVPIVMFSTSNDDKNVAKSHELGANFYLPKLSSYDDFKKSIEYTLTINWKTFNPTISGFKYQN, from the coding sequence ATGAACAGTCCACTTACTATATTTTACACCGATGATGACCAGGACGATTTGGAACTTTTCAGGGATGTTGTTAAATCATTTGGCCGTCCGATCGACGTAGTGATGCAGGACAAACCGGAAAAATTACTTTCAGATTTAAAAAACCCGCCGCCATCGCCACAAATTATTTTCCTTGATTTGAACATGCCTGGAAAAAACGGTTTCGATTTGCTTACGGAGATCAGGAATAATATGGATTATAAAAATGTTCCTATTGTGATGTTTTCCACCTCAAATGACGATAAGAATGTAGCGAAAAGCCATGAACTCGGTGCCAATTTTTACCTCCCGAAACTGAGTTCTTACGACGATTTTAAAAAATCGATTGAATATACGCTGACCATAAACTGGAAAACTTTCAACCCGACAATTTCCGGTTTTAAATACCAAAATTAA
- a CDS encoding ComEA family DNA-binding protein: MMLSTPIKSFFQFNAAQRFSLILLLTLVILLQLFYVFMDFTPTEINPAEQKQWLALQGKIDSLKAVSKNTKPKIYPFNPNFITDFKGYKLGMSIAEIDRLLAFRKTNRYVNSAEEFQQVTKISDSLLAKISPYFKFPDWVKNKKDFSRQNFSFASAEKKKPAVIKDINLATQQDLMDVYGIGPALSERILKEKEKLGGFVSMEQMDFIWGLSPDVIEKLKQSFRIESLPAIKKIPVNTATIKELSKVPYLNYYSAKAIVTFRSMNGEIRNAEDLTKIKDFPVEKFKIIALYLGF, encoded by the coding sequence ATGATGTTATCTACGCCAATCAAATCATTTTTCCAATTCAATGCCGCCCAACGTTTTTCACTGATCCTGCTGCTTACGCTGGTTATATTGCTGCAGCTGTTTTACGTTTTTATGGATTTCACACCAACGGAAATCAATCCTGCAGAACAAAAACAATGGCTCGCCCTGCAGGGCAAAATCGATTCGCTCAAAGCGGTTTCTAAAAACACCAAACCGAAAATCTATCCGTTCAACCCGAATTTCATTACGGATTTCAAAGGGTACAAACTTGGCATGTCGATAGCCGAAATTGACCGTTTGCTGGCGTTCCGCAAAACAAACCGATATGTTAACTCGGCGGAGGAATTCCAGCAGGTTACTAAAATTTCCGATTCGCTGCTGGCAAAGATTTCACCTTACTTCAAATTCCCGGATTGGGTAAAAAACAAAAAGGATTTCAGCCGGCAAAATTTTTCTTTCGCTTCTGCAGAAAAGAAGAAACCAGCTGTCATAAAAGATATCAACCTGGCAACACAGCAGGATCTGATGGATGTTTATGGCATCGGGCCTGCGCTTTCTGAAAGGATTTTGAAGGAAAAAGAGAAGCTCGGTGGATTCGTCTCGATGGAACAAATGGATTTCATCTGGGGACTTTCCCCGGATGTGATCGAGAAGCTGAAACAATCGTTCCGCATTGAAAGTTTGCCTGCGATCAAAAAGATTCCGGTCAATACCGCCACCATTAAGGAATTGTCGAAAGTACCGTACCTGAATTATTACAGCGCAAAAGCCATTGTAACTTTCAGGAGTATGAATGGCGAAATCCGCAACGCTGAGGATTTGACAAAAATCAAAGATTTTCCGGTTGAAAAATTCAAAATAATTGCCCTATATTTGGGATTCTAA
- a CDS encoding biliverdin-producing heme oxygenase — protein MTQNDLNVQEHTHADHFLHQLRSRTADSHKRLEELPVSTSITSPNITKASYAHYLQLMGAVIHQTESAIFPKLAHAVPDIDNRHKSKSIIADLKFMGYDLKSFPPPFTKNIDSEAFALGIMYVVEGSTLGGRFILKNIQQALGFEQEGTQYFSGYGNKTGSSWKHFLDALTSYEAKNGHMEEIIKGADYAFTAIYDHLKSHSGHED, from the coding sequence ATGACCCAAAACGATTTAAACGTGCAGGAACACACGCACGCCGATCACTTTTTACATCAGTTGCGCAGCAGGACCGCCGATTCCCACAAACGGCTTGAGGAACTTCCCGTCTCCACGTCAATTACTTCCCCTAATATTACAAAGGCTTCGTATGCGCATTATCTGCAGTTGATGGGCGCCGTGATACATCAAACGGAATCTGCAATATTTCCGAAACTGGCACATGCCGTTCCCGATATTGACAACAGGCATAAATCAAAATCGATTATAGCTGATTTAAAGTTTATGGGCTACGATTTAAAATCATTCCCACCTCCTTTCACAAAGAATATTGATTCTGAAGCTTTTGCGCTTGGAATCATGTATGTCGTTGAAGGTTCTACTCTAGGCGGCCGCTTCATACTGAAGAACATTCAGCAGGCGTTGGGTTTCGAGCAGGAAGGCACGCAATATTTTTCAGGCTACGGCAACAAAACGGGCAGTTCCTGGAAACATTTCCTTGATGCATTGACCTCTTATGAAGCCAAAAATGGCCATATGGAAGAGATCATTAAAGGTGCCGATTATGCATTCACAGCCATTTATGACCACCTTAAAAGCCATTCAGGACATGAAGATTAA
- a CDS encoding pyridoxal-phosphate dependent enzyme: MNYAENILGTIGNTPLVKINKVTAEIDALVLAKVETFNPGNSVKDRMAVKMVEDAEADGRLKPGGTIIEGTSGNTGMGLALAAIIKGYKLICVITDKQSKEKMDILRAVGAKVIVCPTDVEPSDPRSYYSVSKRLGEETPNSWYVNQYDNLSNSLAHYESTGPEIWEQTGGKVTHFVVGVGTGGTISGVAKYLKEKNPNIKCWGIDTYGSVFKKYHETGIFDENEVYSYITEGIGEDILPKNVDFSLIDGFTKVTDKDAAVYQRKLALEEGIFVGNSAGSAIKGLLQLKEHFKPDDVVVVLFHDSGSRYVGKMFNDDWMRERGFLDEEITKAEDVIKDHIDKPLVIVRTEELVSHAIERMRKYKISQIPVIDINGFVGSVDETDLFQSYIADKNVAEKPIKEVMGKPYPIVKAGTPIEEVSKLINKENQAVLLELGNGKHHIITKYDIIGSIK, translated from the coding sequence ATGAATTACGCAGAAAATATACTGGGCACAATCGGGAATACGCCTTTGGTAAAAATCAATAAAGTAACCGCTGAAATCGATGCGCTGGTGTTGGCCAAAGTGGAAACCTTCAACCCGGGCAATTCGGTAAAAGACCGTATGGCCGTGAAAATGGTCGAAGATGCTGAAGCCGACGGAAGGCTCAAGCCAGGCGGCACCATTATCGAAGGAACTTCCGGAAATACCGGAATGGGTCTGGCGTTGGCAGCCATCATAAAAGGCTATAAACTAATTTGTGTCATCACCGACAAGCAATCGAAAGAAAAAATGGATATCCTGCGTGCGGTTGGCGCAAAAGTGATTGTGTGCCCCACTGATGTAGAGCCATCGGATCCGCGTTCTTACTACTCGGTGTCCAAAAGGCTCGGCGAAGAAACCCCGAATTCCTGGTACGTAAACCAATATGACAATTTATCGAATTCACTCGCGCATTATGAATCGACCGGTCCGGAAATCTGGGAACAGACCGGTGGTAAAGTGACGCATTTTGTGGTGGGTGTGGGTACCGGAGGAACAATTTCGGGTGTTGCAAAATATTTAAAGGAAAAAAATCCAAACATCAAATGCTGGGGAATCGACACCTATGGTTCGGTTTTCAAAAAATACCATGAAACCGGCATTTTTGACGAAAATGAAGTGTATTCATACATCACTGAAGGTATTGGCGAAGACATTTTACCAAAGAATGTCGACTTTTCGCTTATCGATGGTTTTACAAAAGTGACGGATAAGGATGCGGCCGTATATCAACGCAAACTGGCACTGGAAGAGGGAATATTCGTAGGAAACTCTGCCGGTTCAGCCATCAAAGGCTTATTGCAATTGAAAGAACATTTTAAGCCGGACGATGTAGTCGTAGTGCTTTTCCACGATTCCGGAAGCCGTTACGTCGGCAAGATGTTCAATGACGATTGGATGCGCGAAAGAGGTTTCCTTGACGAGGAAATCACCAAAGCCGAAGACGTGATCAAAGACCACATCGACAAACCGCTGGTGATCGTGCGTACTGAAGAACTCGTTTCGCATGCCATCGAAAGGATGCGTAAATACAAAATCTCGCAAATCCCTGTAATCGACATCAATGGATTTGTGGGCTCAGTCGATGAAACGGATTTGTTCCAAAGTTACATCGCCGATAAGAACGTTGCTGAAAAACCAATTAAGGAGGTCATGGGCAAACCTTACCCGATTGTAAAAGCAGGCACCCCAATTGAAGAAGTTTCCAAACTGATCAATAAGGAAAACCAGGCGGTTTTACTTGAACTTGGAAATGGCAAGCACCATATCATTACAAAATACGATATCATCGGGTCGATAAAATAA
- a CDS encoding T9SS type A sorting domain-containing protein produces MKQLATIVLILATMPALAQIYVSPNYYMYVKGEVLFVKQDVNLQSSGNIYLRNEAQLVQGTTGGSANKGPGKLSLYQEGTSDNYEFNYWCSPVGNASNTVGNENFGITMLGRPVNNISSTPASMLTTDSDGFANPLTISTYWIYKYLPTVSSSWITAGSASTIGPGEGFTMKGTSGSDTNIVEGNGIQNNPGSAQRYDFSGKPNDGNISVAVDTGKFTLTGNPYPSALHVNAFLLDASNTACTGIAYYWEQDKTLNTHNIGQYRGGYGTYSPVSLGSSGIYVSATFNTYNPDGSLNTTGTSSGQTYPRKYAPVGQGFMIQGNSNGTVTLKNTHRTYYKESGSLSDFERMALAVQDSTALQPVSHFKLNIMLENGSSRQLALAFIPEATDGVDWGIDAPLAADLPDDAYFLINDNPYAIEGIDFNINKRVKVGVKSSALSAIKFYIPEIYNFDPEQPVYIYDALDQSYHDIRNDFYEANLTAGVSAERFEVTFASTNLGIKNQDTDNFLITQDNKSHVLRIANPEMIPYDAVNLYDISGRLIINTSGTGAAYFILSTEGLSDGIYIVKILNSRQAVQTQKIMVTSSVQ; encoded by the coding sequence ATGAAACAACTTGCCACCATAGTATTAATTCTGGCCACCATGCCGGCCTTGGCCCAAATATATGTAAGCCCGAACTATTATATGTATGTCAAAGGTGAAGTGCTCTTTGTAAAACAGGATGTAAACCTGCAGTCAAGCGGCAACATCTACCTTCGAAATGAAGCACAACTGGTACAGGGTACAACGGGAGGTTCCGCAAATAAAGGGCCCGGAAAACTATCACTGTACCAGGAAGGCACTTCTGACAATTACGAATTCAATTACTGGTGTTCTCCGGTAGGGAATGCCAGCAATACTGTTGGAAATGAAAACTTCGGCATTACGATGCTGGGCCGTCCTGTCAACAATATTTCGAGTACGCCGGCCAGCATGCTGACCACTGACTCCGATGGATTTGCAAATCCCTTAACCATTTCGACATATTGGATTTACAAGTACCTTCCAACGGTATCATCATCCTGGATTACTGCGGGAAGCGCTTCCACAATAGGCCCGGGAGAAGGTTTTACAATGAAAGGAACTTCAGGCAGCGACACCAATATTGTAGAAGGAAACGGCATACAAAACAATCCTGGAAGCGCACAGCGTTATGATTTTTCGGGAAAACCGAATGACGGAAATATTTCGGTTGCGGTGGACACAGGAAAATTTACGCTCACCGGAAACCCATACCCTTCCGCATTGCACGTCAATGCTTTCCTGCTTGATGCATCCAATACGGCCTGCACCGGAATTGCTTATTATTGGGAACAGGACAAAACACTAAACACACACAATATCGGGCAATATCGGGGTGGTTACGGTACCTATTCTCCCGTTTCGCTTGGGTCATCAGGAATATATGTATCGGCTACTTTCAACACTTACAATCCCGACGGGAGCCTGAACACCACGGGAACTTCCTCGGGGCAGACATACCCCAGGAAATATGCTCCGGTGGGCCAGGGTTTCATGATCCAGGGGAACAGCAATGGCACCGTAACACTCAAAAATACGCACAGAACTTATTATAAAGAAAGCGGAAGCTTGTCGGATTTCGAAAGAATGGCGTTGGCGGTGCAGGACAGCACTGCATTGCAGCCCGTATCGCACTTCAAATTAAACATCATGCTGGAGAATGGTTCATCAAGGCAGTTAGCGCTCGCTTTTATTCCTGAAGCCACGGATGGCGTGGATTGGGGAATTGATGCTCCATTAGCCGCCGATCTTCCTGACGATGCCTATTTCCTGATTAACGATAACCCCTATGCGATTGAAGGCATCGATTTTAATATCAATAAAAGGGTCAAGGTCGGCGTGAAATCTTCCGCGTTAAGCGCTATAAAGTTTTATATTCCTGAAATTTATAATTTCGACCCGGAACAGCCGGTTTACATTTACGATGCTTTGGACCAGTCGTACCATGACATCAGGAATGATTTTTATGAAGCAAACCTGACCGCGGGAGTATCCGCTGAAAGGTTCGAGGTTACATTTGCCAGCACCAACCTCGGCATTAAGAACCAGGATACAGACAACTTTTTAATCACGCAGGACAATAAATCGCATGTATTGCGTATTGCGAATCCGGAAATGATACCTTATGATGCCGTAAATCTTTACGACATCAGCGGCAGGCTTATTATAAATACCTCAGGTACAGGCGCGGCGTATTTCATACTATCTACGGAAGGTTTAAGCGATGGCATTTACATTGTGAAAATCCTCAATTCCCGTCAGGCTGTGCAAACACAGAAAATTATGGTCACCTCCTCTGTTCAGTAA
- a CDS encoding DUF2851 family protein, whose amino-acid sequence MKEDFLHYVWRFKKFPLTGLTTTSGENLQILHTGQYLQRSGPDFFNAQIVIGNQKWAGNIEIHLSSTDWYIHNHQHDPAYDNVVLHVVWNHDAPIFRKDNTEIHTLELHHFISPGLIQNYEALIRPKSWIYCEKQLASIDSFTLQNWLERLFLERLERKSEAILTLLQHQTGDWEAVLFCLLAKNFGLNTNGMSFMEMARCLPFSIIRKEHFEITNLEALFFGSCGLLEGEKQDQYFVELKSAYHYLAEKYRFEKPEITPLQFFRLRPDNFPTIRLAQLAMLYHQKENLFTSIIHSESTNEIYNLFNVSVSSYWQGHYQFDRENQLKKRTLTHSFIDLVIINTIIPFRFAYVKNQGKETIENLMSLLQSIPAESNSILDHFTSFGIKPKNAFESQALLELKNDYCNKGRCLECAIGTTLLKY is encoded by the coding sequence ATGAAAGAAGATTTCCTGCATTATGTGTGGAGATTCAAGAAATTTCCATTGACCGGTCTTACGACCACTTCCGGTGAAAACCTTCAAATCCTGCACACAGGACAATACCTGCAGCGCTCCGGCCCCGATTTTTTCAACGCACAAATTGTCATCGGCAACCAAAAATGGGCCGGAAATATCGAAATTCATTTAAGTTCTACGGACTGGTATATCCACAACCACCAGCACGATCCGGCTTATGACAATGTCGTGCTGCACGTGGTCTGGAACCATGATGCCCCTATTTTCCGAAAAGACAATACCGAAATTCATACGCTGGAACTACACCATTTCATTTCTCCAGGTTTAATACAAAATTACGAAGCCTTAATACGTCCGAAATCCTGGATTTATTGCGAAAAGCAATTGGCTTCAATCGACAGTTTTACCCTACAAAACTGGCTGGAACGGCTTTTCCTGGAACGGCTCGAAAGAAAGTCAGAGGCCATACTCACCTTACTGCAGCATCAAACCGGCGATTGGGAAGCAGTATTGTTTTGCTTATTGGCCAAAAATTTCGGATTGAATACGAACGGGATGTCGTTTATGGAAATGGCTCGATGCCTGCCCTTTTCGATCATCCGTAAGGAACATTTCGAAATCACCAACCTCGAAGCCCTGTTTTTCGGCAGTTGCGGTTTGTTGGAAGGCGAAAAACAAGATCAATATTTTGTGGAATTAAAATCCGCTTACCACTACCTTGCGGAGAAGTACCGATTCGAAAAACCTGAAATTACGCCACTGCAATTCTTCAGGCTGCGCCCCGATAACTTTCCTACTATACGGCTTGCACAACTCGCCATGCTGTACCATCAGAAGGAAAATCTTTTTACGTCTATCATACATTCTGAAAGCACTAATGAGATCTACAACCTGTTCAATGTATCCGTTTCATCCTATTGGCAGGGACATTATCAGTTTGACCGTGAAAATCAGTTGAAAAAACGAACGCTGACACATTCCTTTATTGATTTGGTGATTATTAATACGATTATTCCTTTCCGGTTTGCTTATGTCAAAAACCAGGGAAAAGAGACCATCGAAAACCTGATGTCGCTTTTGCAATCCATTCCGGCAGAAAGTAACAGCATCCTGGATCATTTCACCAGTTTCGGGATCAAACCGAAAAATGCGTTTGAATCACAGGCTCTTTTAGAATTGAAAAACGATTACTGCAACAAGGGCCGTTGCCTGGAATGTGCCATTGGAACAACATTACTCAAATACTAA